cttcgataaggttccacatgaaaggttcaggcactaggtattaatgtggagatagtcagatgggttcaatggtggctagaaggtagagagtcatggtggataactgtctgtcaggatggaggccggtgacatgtgtgcctcagtgatcagtgttggttcccttgttgtttgtcatttacattaatgatttggatgatggagtggtaaattgggttggTAAATATGCAGACTATACAAAAATAGTTgcggatagtgaagatggttttcagaaactgcagaaggatttggactgcttagaagagtgggctgaaaaatggcagatggagttttattttgataagtgtgaggtgcttcattttgggaaggtTAAAACAGGACATGCAgtgaatgggagggcattgaggaatgcagattAACAGAGAggtcttggaataatggttcattgttctctgaaagtggatagagtggtaaagaaggcttttggtatgctagcctttataaatcaatatagcagttgggaagtgatgttgagattattcaaggcattggtgaggccaaatttggaataccgtGTGCCGTTTGGTccccacattataggaaggatatcaataaggtagagggtgcagagatttactaaaatgttgcctggattgcagtatctaaaatacaaagaaagattgattagcctgggtctttattcattggagcatagaaggttgaggggggatttgatagagtagatgtgaataggctcttccccttgagggtaggtgagattggaaagaGGGGTTatgagttaagggttgggggcaaaagtttagaagaaacatgagagggagcttcttcatttagagagtggtggctgagtggaatgaccatcCAGAAGAGGTGATTGCAGCAAGGTCAGTTttgtaatttaagaaaaatttggataggtgcatggttagggcagggtgcaggtaagtgggattagagtaGATCACTTGAAtcggtatggactagaggggctgagatggcctgtttccatactgtaattgttatatggttatataaaaattatattaaaaatctAACCCCTCCCCTGTGAAGTTAATGGTTGAACATATGTGTTCCAATATTGTAAGAGGGAAAAACCAAACCACAAAACGGGATCTAAATAAtgttataaattatgaaaataattaatttcattaatttatggggtccttttcttAAAGTTTATTTCAGTAGTAGAACATCCAACTGTTTCCAAAGTCAGGCACGACATCACATCCGATGGCCAATGAATATGAATGGGAGGAactgcatctttccatctcactaatatagcccctctagcaatgaaagcaAAGGGAACTACAtgctgtttatcatttatattaatgatttggaggagggggtggttaactgggtaaacaaatatgcagatgacacgaaaatagggggagtgatggatagtgaggaaggttttcttggattacagaaggatttggtttgcttggaaaagtgggctgaaagatggtagatgaaatttaatgtagataagtgcgaggtgctacattttggaaaaaaaataaccagaataggacatatgcagttaaggggagggcattgaggtacgcagaagaacagagggatctcggagttatggtacagagttccttgaaagtggattcCCATATAGAAAGAGGGGAGTTacgaaggcatatggtatgcttgccttcataaatcatagtatagagtataggagctgggaagtgatgctgcgactgtttaaggcacttgtgaggccaggtttggagaactgtgttcagttctgctctcCAAATCATAGAacagatatagataaggtggagagggtgcagagaagatttacaaggatgttgcctgacttacaacatctagagtacaaagaaagatcaaggagactgggactttattcattggaacatagacggttgagaggagacctgatagaagtatttaaaattatgaagggaataggtaGACTAGAAGTGAGTAGATTCTTTCCtgaggcaggggaggttggaacaagagggcataagttaagggtaaggggacaaaacttaaggagaaatgttagaagatgcttcttcactcagtgtggtggcagaatggaatgatcttccagaggagatagttgcggtagggtcctttctgtcatttaagagaaggttggatacgagggggggtgggggaactagtggagttgttcgagTGAACCGGCGCGAAcccgaagggccaatatggcctgtttccgtgttgtaCACTATTATAAGATtacatgggattgtagcccaAATTCAAGTCAGTCGTCAAACAGGGCAAGAAAGAGATTAGtaataaaattaatattaaagaactaaagacaaggtacaaaaATACTTTCCCAGTACATAGAAAaaggacatgaccaaaacatatgaaacaagtcccttcttcagtcttacattggtcacattttgaagaaatattggaataaaatttagccaatggGACGTTGGAGAAGCAAGTTTGATGTcatactttaaattgtaataatgagtgTCGGGCACATAGAGAAGATGAAGTTACCAATTTCAAAATAGAAACCAATGTAGCATCagaaaataattgttgaaaatcttgctcccataatttCCTAGTCTTGCCCAGGGAATTACCAGTAGGCAGTAACAATGTCTCAAAGACCTGACTTCAACCTTTTATGattcagtttaaaattataaatcttctTGATTATATTTAATTCCAGATCTTGAGGGAGTCTCAATACCAAGATATTCAAAAAGCTCATaatctgtaaatattttaaaatgtttagataTTTCAAAAGAAGCCAAATTTTGTTCAATAGAAATACAttgaaaagattggatacccaacTCTGACCATTCATAAACACCAAAATCTTGTACCGAAGGTTAAAAAAATTAGCTAAAAGGGGACTGACTATCAGAAATCTAtggtatccaaaatgttttctgaatcGAAACCAAAGTCTCAACGTATtcttaacaacaaaattattcGTTAAAGGTAATGGTCCTCCAACTACCAAAATAAGAGAATACTTCTTAGTAGATTCCATTTCAAGGCTAATCCAACTTGCAACATCTTGTTTGTCcttatgatgaatccaaaaaGTAATACATCTAATatagctgcccaataataaaatctaaaattaagcACAACAAACCCCTTTTTAGGGTTTTGAAGAAATATTGTTACCCTCCTAGTCCTCTAAATTGGAAAGAATCAAAGACATTTGCATACTTTCCCAACAGTCCTTTCCCCTTCGGCTGTTCCTTCATCCACTTCCACAGAGGGTGAGCATTATTCCCATTCACATCAATTTTACTGTACATATCAAACTCTACATGGTAACTATTTGCAAATTCTTTGATTTGTTTCTCATCTCCAGGCTCCTGAAAATAAACAGAATTTATGTCAGTTCAAAAAAGTTGAAATTTTTAATTCTATTTAGCTTTCTATACGAACTGAAACAGTGTCCTAAATTGAACTGAAATTCAGTAAATCTATTTTAGTTTATATCAAGGATTTTGGGAATGTATAAAGATTTTATACAAATGACTATTCATAGATTTTCCCCTGAGCATTTTGAAAGATAATAATTGCATGATCACAAAATTATTTGACTCCAAGTTTAGCATATTCAGTCTAAGCCAAATTAAAGATAAGTTGAAAAATCCAATTTTAAAAGCCAGTGTCAAATAAAAACAAGGTGGTGATAATTATTTAAATCTGATTAAGAGTAGAAATTTTGTACAAGGTGGTAAGTTTTGAATGGAGACATTGTTTAAAACCTGGTTTGAAGCCATGAAAGATCAGTGCTCTTTCATCTGTCAGGTAAATCCAAAGATACAAGTTGAAGGAATTAGCATCCCTGATCAATTCTGCTCCAAtctccccgcacccccccccccccaccccacccagagcTTACCTGCTTGCCAAACTGATTGGAGGGGAAACCCAGAATCCGTAAACCTTTCTCAGCATACCCAGTATAAATCTGAACGAGCTGAGTGTAGTTTACGGACGTCTTCCCTCACTTGGAGGCTACGTTTGTGATGATGCAGACAAATCCCCTAAAAGCAGAGGAACAAGATTTTAAAGACTGTACCACATTGTGGGAATAGGGAAGGGCAACAAGACTCAGAAAACATACTCTGAAAACTGCTTCTCTGCACAGTAACAATACACTGAAAGCTTGCATTTTTAATACCAGCAATTACAAAGACTAGTCAAATCATTACATTTTGCAATCTCAATAAACCCAAGGACAGAGAAGTTTAAAATTTCCTCCAAATTCCAGTGTGCTGAAACTTGTTCAAAGTTTTTGAAATCCAACCTACCTAGAAGCTACAGCACCTTGGTACACCACATGAAAGAGAAGACAAGAACTAAATGTACCCATTCAGAACTCCAAACAGGGTTCACCATTTGCATGCTCCTTGACCTCATGCTCTATTCTCTTCAGATACTCCTTGCTACCTTGTCTGGGTAGCCACctacctcttaaatatattcagcaaCTTGGCTTCCACGGGAGGGAGAATTCCACAAGTTCACCATCCTCAGCACTAACTACCTGGACCATTTTACTAACACCAACTCCTGTCAATTCTTGAAGACTTCCAAAAAAGGAAATCAATATCAAACACTAGCTCACCGATATCCCACTTTGAAATCTTGTTATTCATCTTCAGCAGCCAATGGAAACATTAAATAATACAAATCTTTGTTACAGAGAATTTTTATTTGAATAATTTGTTCATCCAGTCAAGATTTTGAATCAAAACAGGATATTGTGAAATATCCATCTTAAACTCCACTATTTCAGTACAAATATCTGGTCATGAATCACATCTTCTCATGAATGATGTTCCAGATGGAAAAGAcgtcactgaaacaggcccttcagctcagagAATCCATGCTAATCAATAAGCACCCATTGAACATGTGGATTACACAATTTTCTGATGGGACAAGACAATCTTTCAAagccactgatttttttttcttccctcatTCTCTTGAGTCACATTCATGGTGGATTGATGTTTCTGGTGATTTGCTTCATCCTTTACAGGAGAATGTGCATCTTGATAAATTCCTTTCGCAATTAGTCTACACTGAGGGGAAATGTACCTACCAGGGAGTTTTAAGCATATTTACCATTTGTTTGTACGCGTATTGTCTGGATGTTTTacattgaggaccagagaatgttgtttcatctgCAATCAGACCAgacatgtgggaggaaacctgagcacccagatgaaacccaaaCTCTGCACAGTCCCTGAAGTTAAGGCAGTAGAACAACTCATTGGATACAGAGATtcaaacactgatgtgaaacaAATATAATTCAATGTTCTGCACAGCCTCTTAATTGAGATAGAGATAAGGAACACTCAAAACTCACTTATATTTTTCCAGGGAGACTTCTTCACCATCAATGTCTTTAGCACTAAACTCATAAATGGACTTGGCCTTGTGCCAATCTTCTGGTTGAGCACTCTAAAAGAAAATTAGAATATAAAGGCATGTCCACAACAAGCAATCCATTTAGATTCATAGATTCagttatacagcatagaaactggTCTGTGGACTGAATTTGTCCCTGCTGACCCAAAtgtccatccacactaatcccaattaCCTACTTCTTATCTATGAGGGAACCCAAATGTCTTGAAAACTCTAATTGTATTCATCCACTTTTTCagccagcttgttccacatacaaACCATCTTTTTGCCAAAACTTACccttcagatcccctttaaatatttcacctcaAACCTCTGATCCCCTGTATTAGACTTCCTTGTTCAGGGGAGAAAATACCCTCTCGATCCAGCCATTTTATAAATCTCCAAGGTCATTCCTCCAGCCTCCCTCACTCCAGGGAAAGTATTCCACCCATTTCCTCCCTATAACGTAACCACTCTGGCAGaggctgaagtgccagttgatgaagtagacaaagacgatgtggtcaaacaataatcatggcttttattcgcagaaactcatggtacaataatgaaagacaatagatgcatatacagttatatccaagaggagtgtc
This genomic window from Narcine bancroftii isolate sNarBan1 chromosome 3, sNarBan1.hap1, whole genome shotgun sequence contains:
- the LOC138758811 gene encoding phospholipid hydroperoxide glutathione peroxidase GPX4-like isoform X1 codes for the protein MQQPRRWSCSNGRLAEADPSADNPSPAAMTHQFSARPHGRMKRALCLVSFALRGHGRTAAMSAQPEDWHKAKSIYEFSAKDIDGEEVSLEKYKGFVCIITNVASKUGKTSVNYTQLVQIYTGYAEKGLRILGFPSNQFGKQEPGDEKQIKEFANSYHVEFDMYSKIDVNGNNAHPLWKWMKEQPKGKGLLGNAIKWNFTKFLIDREGQVVKRYSLMDDPVEIEKDLPKYL
- the LOC138758811 gene encoding phospholipid hydroperoxide glutathione peroxidase GPX4-like isoform X2, encoding MPANILPYLDEGLKPEMKSGTVMDWPACLSEPGTVLLKSHAQSAQPEDWHKAKSIYEFSAKDIDGEEVSLEKYKGFVCIITNVASKUGKTSVNYTQLVQIYTGYAEKGLRILGFPSNQFGKQEPGDEKQIKEFANSYHVEFDMYSKIDVNGNNAHPLWKWMKEQPKGKGLLGNAIKWNFTKFLIDREGQVVKRYSLMDDPVEIEKDLPKYL